One Fibrobacter sp. UWB2 DNA window includes the following coding sequences:
- a CDS encoding flavodoxin: protein MRKLVIILLMFLVGYSMAADKKILIAYFSHIGENVGLGMIVKGNTEIVAEMIAERTGGTLLEVKPVTAYPRTYDECLKVAKKELAQNARPEIKPMDINPEDFDEIYIGYPVWLNDMPMPMYTFLEKYNLKGKLVHPFVTHEGSGLSAIAKLKKAAPGAVVTKGLSIYGHIAQNSPKKAQKDVDKWLKYLGVL, encoded by the coding sequence ATGCGTAAATTAGTCATTATTCTATTGATGTTCCTCGTTGGGTATTCCATGGCGGCCGACAAGAAAATCTTGATCGCCTACTTTTCCCATATTGGTGAAAACGTTGGTCTCGGCATGATTGTCAAAGGCAATACCGAAATTGTTGCCGAGATGATTGCGGAAAGGACTGGTGGCACGCTTTTGGAAGTGAAGCCCGTTACAGCATATCCTAGAACTTACGACGAATGCCTCAAGGTGGCAAAAAAGGAACTTGCGCAAAACGCTCGCCCAGAGATTAAACCGATGGATATTAATCCCGAGGACTTCGATGAAATCTATATCGGTTATCCGGTGTGGTTGAACGATATGCCTATGCCGATGTATACTTTCCTTGAAAAGTATAATCTGAAAGGAAAGTTGGTTCATCCGTTCGTGACGCATGAGGGGAGTGGTCTTTCTGCCATTGCAAAACTGAAAAAGGCTGCACCGGGAGCTGTTGTGACGAAAGGTCTTTCTATCTATGGGCATATTGCTCAGAACAGTCCTAAAAAAGCACAGAAGGATGTGGATAAGTGGCTAAAATATCTCGGTGTACTTTAG
- a CDS encoding type II toxin-antitoxin system HipA family toxin — protein sequence MGLCHCCLKETEQDFCRACSKALFGGSRFSATLDFDIPQLAFAKDGTVKRISISGAQTKFSVKVENKKLINTDRGGTHILKPTLLPYYENYQDAPANEHVTMLMARVLFKIPTAISALLYFKNGDPVYITKRFDVIETGEHTGKRLSQSDFAQIAGLVPEINGSDYKYKGISYEGIATLIRENVSAADVAIEIFFRTVLFNYLVCNGDAHAKNFSLRNSVENPDVYDLTPAYDLLNTSLHIPHEQSRTALDLFKDEDDFKTPFYEANGFYGSPDFMEFAKRIGVVEKRAARFIKQAIDAVPAMEEMLDKSFLSEQGKAKYKESIRDRAKALGL from the coding sequence ATGGGACTCTGCCACTGTTGTTTAAAAGAAACGGAACAAGATTTTTGTCGCGCCTGTTCAAAGGCGCTTTTTGGCGGTTCTAGATTTAGCGCAACTTTGGATTTTGACATTCCACAACTAGCGTTCGCAAAAGATGGTACCGTCAAGAGAATTTCCATTTCCGGAGCGCAGACAAAGTTTTCCGTGAAAGTTGAAAACAAAAAACTAATCAACACAGATCGCGGCGGGACACACATTCTGAAGCCAACATTATTGCCGTACTACGAAAACTATCAAGACGCACCTGCCAACGAACACGTAACAATGCTGATGGCGCGTGTCCTTTTCAAAATCCCGACAGCGATATCTGCTCTACTTTACTTCAAAAACGGAGACCCCGTCTACATTACCAAACGTTTTGATGTCATCGAAACTGGCGAGCATACAGGAAAGCGCTTGAGCCAAAGCGACTTTGCGCAAATTGCGGGCCTCGTCCCCGAAATAAACGGTAGCGACTACAAATACAAAGGAATTTCATACGAGGGAATCGCTACGCTAATTCGCGAAAACGTAAGCGCTGCCGATGTTGCCATTGAGATATTTTTTAGGACAGTATTATTCAACTATCTCGTATGTAACGGCGATGCACACGCGAAGAATTTTTCGCTCCGCAATTCCGTCGAAAATCCCGATGTCTACGATTTGACTCCTGCATACGACTTGCTGAACACATCGCTACACATCCCCCACGAACAATCGCGTACAGCACTCGATTTATTCAAGGACGAAGACGATTTCAAGACTCCTTTTTACGAGGCAAACGGTTTTTACGGTTCTCCAGATTTTATGGAATTTGCCAAGAGAATCGGAGTTGTCGAGAAGAGAGCCGCCCGTTTTATAAAGCAAGCCATCGATGCCGTTCCCGCAATGGAAGAAATGCTAGACAAATCTTTCTTAAGCGAACAAGGCAAAGCGAAATACAAAGAATCTATTCGTGATAGAGCTAAAGCTCTAGGGCTGTAG
- the ettA gene encoding energy-dependent translational throttle protein EttA, with the protein MAEQNKAEKFVFYMYKMTKSYPPNKEVLKDISLSFYYGAKIGIIGQNGAGKSTLLRIMAGIDKEFQGEAWIEPGRTAGYLPQEPQLDPTLTVKENVMQAVAKKQAVLDRFNEISMKFAEPMEDDEMNKLLDEQAKLQDIIDAQDLWSLDRNIEIAMDALRCPPGDWPVTNLSGGEKRRVALCRLLLEEPDLLLLDEPTNHLDAETVAWLERHLREYKGSVILVTHDRYFLDNVTNWILEIDRGRGIPWEGNYAQWLDQKLERMKNEEKGESDRQKRLAREQEWVKQSPKARQAKSKARLKAYEELLAEDSKEQIKVAQIHIANGKRLGDVVIQAEHLQKAFGEKVLFDDLNFSLPRSGIVGIIGPNGAGKTTLFKMIMGQEKPDGGTLKIGETVEIISMEQGRESLDDSKTVWESITGGNDEILVGDRKMNGRAYCGLFNFTGAAQQKKLSQLSGGERNRVLMAKNLQKPGNLLFLDEPTNDLDIETLQALEQAILKFAGCAVIISHDRWFLDRIATHILAYEGDSKVVWFEGNWSEYEADRRKRLGEDADNPKPIRYKTLTRQ; encoded by the coding sequence ATGGCCGAACAAAACAAAGCAGAAAAATTCGTTTTCTACATGTACAAAATGACCAAGTCCTATCCGCCTAACAAAGAGGTGCTGAAGGACATTTCTTTGAGCTTTTACTATGGCGCAAAGATTGGTATTATCGGCCAGAACGGTGCCGGTAAGTCGACACTCCTCCGCATTATGGCGGGCATTGACAAGGAATTCCAAGGCGAAGCTTGGATCGAGCCGGGTCGCACCGCAGGCTACCTGCCGCAGGAACCGCAGCTTGACCCGACCTTGACCGTCAAGGAAAACGTGATGCAGGCTGTCGCGAAAAAGCAGGCCGTGCTTGACCGCTTCAACGAAATTTCCATGAAGTTTGCTGAACCGATGGAAGACGACGAGATGAACAAGCTCCTCGACGAACAGGCTAAGCTTCAGGACATCATCGACGCTCAGGATTTGTGGAGCCTCGACCGCAATATCGAAATTGCAATGGACGCTCTCCGCTGCCCGCCGGGCGATTGGCCGGTGACGAACCTATCCGGCGGTGAAAAGCGCCGTGTGGCTCTCTGCCGCTTGCTTCTCGAAGAACCGGATTTGTTGCTCCTTGACGAACCAACGAACCACCTGGACGCAGAAACGGTTGCATGGCTCGAACGCCACCTCCGTGAATACAAGGGCTCCGTGATTCTCGTGACGCATGACCGTTACTTCCTTGACAACGTAACGAACTGGATTCTGGAAATTGACCGCGGTCGCGGCATTCCTTGGGAAGGCAATTACGCCCAGTGGCTTGACCAGAAACTTGAACGCATGAAGAACGAAGAGAAGGGTGAATCTGACCGTCAGAAGCGCCTCGCTCGTGAACAGGAATGGGTCAAGCAGAGTCCGAAGGCTCGCCAGGCAAAGAGCAAGGCTCGTCTCAAGGCTTACGAAGAACTCTTGGCCGAAGATTCCAAGGAACAGATCAAGGTGGCTCAAATCCACATTGCAAACGGCAAGCGCTTGGGCGATGTTGTTATCCAGGCGGAACATTTGCAGAAGGCCTTTGGCGAAAAGGTGCTGTTCGACGATTTGAACTTCAGCTTGCCGCGCTCGGGTATCGTGGGCATCATTGGTCCGAACGGTGCTGGTAAAACGACTTTGTTCAAGATGATTATGGGCCAGGAAAAGCCGGATGGTGGTACGCTCAAGATTGGTGAAACTGTCGAAATCATCAGTATGGAACAGGGCCGCGAAAGTTTGGACGATTCCAAGACGGTTTGGGAATCCATCACGGGTGGCAATGACGAAATCTTGGTGGGCGATCGCAAGATGAATGGCCGTGCTTACTGCGGTCTCTTCAACTTCACGGGTGCGGCACAGCAGAAGAAGCTTTCGCAGCTTTCCGGTGGTGAACGCAACCGCGTGCTCATGGCAAAGAACTTGCAGAAGCCGGGCAACCTCTTGTTCCTTGACGAACCGACGAACGACTTGGACATTGAAACATTGCAGGCTTTGGAACAGGCTATCCTCAAGTTCGCAGGCTGCGCCGTGATCATCTCGCATGACCGCTGGTTCCTTGACCGTATTGCAACGCACATCCTTGCCTACGAAGGCGATTCGAAGGTCGTGTGGTTCGAAGGCAACTGGAGTGAATACGAAGCCGACCGTCGCAAGCGCCTTGGCGAAGACGCTGACAATCCGAAGCCGATTCGATACAAGACTCTCACGAGACAGTAA
- a CDS encoding hypothetical protein (McrC protein together with McrB forms the McrBC restriction system; recognizes N4- and C5-methylcytosine (and 5-hydroxy-methylcytosines); appears to act against 5-methylcytosine preceded by a purine residue; MrcC modulates the specificty of McrB and has DNA cleavage activity), whose amino-acid sequence MKEGAFKALSDETEFFDNTDNLYAEILILRVTVQIKRGLLRDYIDATESLKCPHGKIELSESIKNISSQKRELVCSFQEYTENALLNRILKQTFAILLKSKDVTHERKKKIHKLLTYFSCVEPIDLRFVNWNIHFNRCNATYQMLIYICHWIYDEWLINHSQKKGTKRSFEDDQKMSRLYEKFVLEYFRREHPELNANAPHLSWQLDDSIDKMLPIMKTDVTLENENRILIIDTKYYNSMLQNTYNSSTQHSHNMYQIFTYVKNLAYETQSANKTVSGMLLYAKTNEAISPDQDYKMSGNRISVKSLDLNKDFTEIRSQLDAIAKIV is encoded by the coding sequence TTGAAGGAAGGCGCATTTAAAGCGTTATCCGATGAAACAGAATTTTTCGACAATACAGACAACCTATATGCAGAAATTCTGATTCTCAGAGTGACGGTTCAAATAAAGCGTGGATTGCTGAGGGATTATATTGATGCAACTGAATCCCTCAAATGCCCTCATGGGAAAATAGAGCTTTCGGAATCCATTAAAAACATAAGTTCGCAAAAAAGAGAGCTAGTATGTTCTTTTCAAGAATATACAGAAAACGCCCTGTTGAATAGAATTCTAAAACAAACATTCGCGATTCTATTGAAAAGCAAGGATGTTACCCATGAACGCAAGAAAAAAATTCATAAGCTACTGACCTACTTTTCTTGTGTAGAGCCAATAGACTTACGATTTGTGAATTGGAACATCCATTTTAATCGCTGCAACGCAACATACCAGATGCTCATTTACATTTGCCATTGGATATATGATGAATGGCTCATAAATCATAGTCAAAAAAAAGGTACAAAACGTTCTTTTGAAGACGATCAAAAAATGAGCCGTCTATACGAGAAATTTGTACTTGAATATTTTCGCCGTGAGCACCCGGAACTGAACGCAAATGCACCGCATTTAAGTTGGCAATTGGACGACTCAATTGATAAAATGTTGCCAATTATGAAAACGGATGTGACTCTTGAAAATGAAAACCGAATACTGATTATTGACACCAAATACTACAATAGCATGTTGCAAAACACCTACAATTCTAGCACCCAGCATTCACACAACATGTATCAAATCTTTACCTATGTAAAGAACTTGGCGTACGAGACACAATCGGCCAACAAAACCGTTTCGGGAATGCTTCTTTATGCCAAAACAAATGAGGCTATTTCACCAGATCAAGACTACAAAATGAGCGGGAACAGAATCAGTGTAAAAAGTCTAGATTTAAACAAAGACTTTACCGAAATCCGTAGTCAATTAGACGCGATTGCAAAGATTGTATAG
- a CDS encoding CatB-related O-acetyltransferase, producing MPNTFPDPMMVHPIAGYDKEIYVKPTLKNPQIVVGDFTYIADSDFESHVMHLYPWNDDKLIVGKFCQIASGVEFVMNGANHQMNAVSTFPFYTLQGWNMAPPAKENLPLKGDTVIGNDVWIGQNAVILPGVHIGDGAIIGANAVVGSNVEPYTIVVGNPAQFIRNRFDEELTALLLRWKWWDKPVEEINSLIPILTNPDLNFVKAKIKQYLANS from the coding sequence ATGCCAAACACATTCCCTGATCCGATGATGGTCCACCCGATTGCGGGGTATGACAAGGAAATTTACGTGAAGCCGACGCTTAAGAACCCGCAGATTGTTGTGGGTGATTTCACCTACATTGCCGATAGCGATTTTGAGAGTCACGTGATGCATCTTTATCCGTGGAATGACGACAAGTTAATTGTCGGAAAATTCTGCCAGATTGCCTCGGGGGTGGAGTTTGTGATGAACGGCGCGAACCACCAGATGAATGCGGTTTCGACGTTCCCGTTTTACACTTTGCAAGGTTGGAATATGGCGCCTCCTGCAAAGGAGAATTTGCCGCTCAAGGGCGATACGGTGATTGGGAATGATGTGTGGATCGGGCAGAATGCGGTGATTTTGCCGGGGGTACATATTGGTGACGGGGCCATTATTGGTGCAAATGCGGTTGTAGGGAGTAATGTGGAACCTTATACGATTGTGGTGGGTAATCCGGCGCAGTTTATCCGCAATCGTTTTGACGAAGAGTTGACGGCACTTTTGCTTCGGTGGAAATGGTGGGATAAGCCGGTCGAAGAAATCAATTCGCTTATTCCAATTCTCACAAATCCGGACTTGAATTTTGTCAAAGCAAAAATCAAGCAATATTTGGCGAATTCTTAG
- the recQ gene encoding DNA helicase RecQ — translation MPTSREILKSIFGYDSFRPMQEEIIEHVISGKDALVLMPTGGGKSICYQIPALMFKGITVVISPLISLMKDQVDALNANGIGADALNSNNEEGENAAIRERCKAGQTKILYISPERLQREIPWMQQHLSVSLFAIDEAHCISQWGHDFRPEYTQLGMLHQAFPSATIMALTATADKLTKEDIVRQLNLRDFRLFVSSFDRPNLSLDVRRGYSASEKLKAILSIISKHKHESGIIYCLSRKSTEKVADELINAGVYAKAYHAGLTAEERNNVQEDFINDNIDVVCATIAFGMGIDKSNVRYVIHYNLPKSIESFYQEIGRAGRDGLPSETVLFYNFQDIITLRKFVNESGQRDINSEKLDRMQEYAESQVCRRRILLNYFGENNSSNCGNCDICKHPPQRFNGTILVQKALSAIKRTGEHIGFSMTADILKGTLNDEIVQKGYDKLKTFGVGAKTTLKHWHDYLLQMLQLGYIEIAYNENNHLKITESGNEVLFGKKTAELAIAAKIEAKEDTKPRSGRTTFTRAADDAEDNSLFEALRKVRKQIADENNWPAYVVLSDRTLKDLAYKAPISINELQDVFGFGEMKIRKFGQQFVDAIRDYMRQ, via the coding sequence ATGCCCACCTCTCGTGAAATTTTAAAATCTATTTTTGGCTACGATTCGTTCCGCCCTATGCAAGAGGAAATCATCGAGCATGTTATCTCAGGGAAAGATGCGCTTGTGCTGATGCCGACTGGTGGCGGAAAGTCCATTTGCTACCAGATTCCGGCCTTGATGTTCAAGGGTATCACGGTCGTTATTTCACCGTTGATTTCACTGATGAAAGACCAGGTGGACGCGCTGAACGCAAACGGCATCGGAGCCGACGCGCTCAACAGCAACAACGAAGAAGGCGAAAATGCGGCCATCCGAGAGCGCTGCAAAGCGGGCCAAACCAAGATTCTCTACATTTCGCCGGAGCGTTTGCAGCGAGAAATTCCGTGGATGCAACAGCACTTGAGCGTTTCTCTATTCGCTATCGACGAGGCGCATTGCATTTCGCAATGGGGGCACGATTTTCGCCCGGAATACACGCAGCTCGGCATGCTACACCAAGCGTTCCCGAGCGCAACAATTATGGCGCTGACGGCAACGGCAGACAAGCTCACAAAAGAGGACATCGTCCGACAGTTGAACTTGCGTGACTTTAGACTTTTCGTGAGTTCGTTCGACCGCCCGAATTTGAGTCTCGATGTGCGGCGCGGTTATTCCGCATCCGAAAAGCTGAAGGCGATTTTGTCCATCATTTCAAAGCACAAGCACGAATCGGGAATCATCTATTGCCTTTCGCGCAAGAGCACAGAGAAAGTCGCCGATGAACTCATCAACGCAGGCGTTTACGCGAAGGCATACCATGCTGGGCTAACAGCTGAAGAACGCAACAATGTGCAAGAGGATTTCATCAACGACAATATCGATGTCGTGTGTGCGACAATCGCATTCGGCATGGGCATCGACAAAAGCAACGTCCGTTACGTCATCCATTACAATCTCCCCAAGAGCATCGAGAGTTTTTATCAAGAAATCGGGCGCGCGGGCCGTGACGGCCTCCCCTCCGAGACGGTGCTGTTCTACAATTTCCAGGACATCATCACACTCCGCAAATTTGTAAACGAAAGCGGCCAGCGAGATATCAATTCCGAGAAGCTCGACCGCATGCAGGAATACGCCGAATCGCAAGTTTGCCGTCGTCGCATTTTGCTCAACTACTTCGGTGAAAACAATAGCAGCAACTGCGGGAATTGCGATATTTGCAAGCACCCGCCACAGCGATTCAACGGTACGATTCTCGTGCAGAAAGCACTCTCGGCCATCAAACGCACTGGCGAGCACATCGGTTTTTCAATGACCGCCGACATTCTCAAAGGCACGCTCAACGACGAAATTGTCCAGAAGGGTTATGACAAGCTCAAAACATTCGGCGTAGGCGCCAAGACAACGCTCAAGCATTGGCACGATTACCTTTTGCAAATGCTGCAACTCGGCTACATTGAAATTGCATACAACGAAAACAACCACCTTAAAATAACCGAAAGCGGTAACGAAGTACTCTTCGGGAAGAAAACGGCAGAACTCGCCATCGCCGCAAAAATTGAAGCCAAAGAAGACACAAAACCGAGAAGCGGTCGCACGACATTTACGCGCGCAGCCGACGACGCGGAAGACAATTCTCTGTTCGAAGCTCTGCGAAAAGTCCGCAAGCAAATTGCCGACGAAAACAACTGGCCCGCCTACGTTGTGCTCTCCGACCGCACGCTAAAAGACCTCGCCTACAAGGCGCCCATTTCCATCAACGAACTGCAAGATGTATTCGGTTTCGGTGAAATGAAAATCCGAAAGTTCGGGCAGCAATTCGTAGACGCCATCCGCGATTACATGAGACAATAA
- a CDS encoding HipA N-terminal domain-containing protein: protein MNSHKIRSACVFYNNILAGYLLQNSRSYTFLYDSNYVVSQNPSIALDMPKKKRLFRSSYLFPYFQGLLPEGANKAFYCERLGIKRTDKFAMLLNLASHETIGAVTIRERSH from the coding sequence ATGAATAGCCACAAAATCCGCAGTGCATGCGTATTCTACAATAACATCCTTGCCGGCTACCTCTTGCAAAACAGCAGGAGCTACACTTTTTTATACGACTCCAATTATGTTGTTTCACAAAACCCATCCATCGCATTGGACATGCCGAAAAAGAAACGCCTGTTTAGATCGTCTTACCTTTTCCCATATTTTCAGGGATTGTTGCCTGAAGGAGCAAACAAGGCCTTCTATTGTGAGCGTCTCGGCATTAAGCGCACAGACAAATTTGCAATGCTTCTGAACCTTGCCAGCCATGAAACTATCGGTGCCGTCACCATACGAGAAAGGAGCCACTAA
- a CDS encoding AAA family ATPase: protein MDEKLEKLIRNKIATDKKLAAKIACEDFWLAKGQEALRKYQAYSISPKLLDNLIEKSSSSEGFQEIKNSQDPTIIEIRELIFSIVAYCDMSASDKKKYNKYEDYRVIAKAGIYQNSWTRFLLQYKKNKDEVSDSAMNAVEYLDQPTTHFGNVSEKHRKLIAKKIFKVPYERNSFFDSAKKFFEPFNIKCNNPDNLGTVLGQILYDQDIAKYWMENEASPDDSEAVRYWVYSPGAKAANWANDKKNGEISIGYSKIVDWSTLKNKEEYRIALQKFHKDSASHKNDVHAFWQFVNDMKIGDIVYAKDGMSKVIGRGIIQGDYFYDKNKDSFCSSRKVQWTHTDCNYELKDEGAFSMKMLTDITKYSGLRNQLEDFFEDQKTTQKVVETSIKPEPQPISNYSKEDFLEEVFMDESSYDSLAGLLKRKKNIILQGAPGVGKTFMAKRLAYSMIGEKDPSRVKMIQFHQSYSYEDFIMGYRPDGNGFKLKRGPFYEFCNTAAEDSENNYFFIIDEINRGNISKIFGELFMLIENDKRGQQIRLLYEDELFSVPSNLYIIGLMNTADRSIAMIDYALRRRFSFFDVKPAFDSEQFESRRESAENEKYDCLIECVKNLNKEIAADDSLGEGFCIGHSYFCFEENETIDNEWLKSVVEYDVIPLLKEYWFDEPEKVKNWSDKLRASIQ, encoded by the coding sequence ATGGACGAGAAACTTGAAAAATTGATAAGAAATAAAATTGCAACAGATAAAAAGCTCGCTGCTAAAATAGCGTGTGAAGACTTTTGGCTTGCCAAAGGGCAAGAAGCTCTCAGAAAATATCAAGCATACTCTATAAGTCCAAAACTTCTAGACAACCTCATTGAAAAATCTTCTTCCAGTGAAGGATTCCAAGAAATCAAGAACTCTCAAGACCCCACGATTATTGAAATTAGAGAATTGATTTTCTCTATTGTCGCATATTGCGATATGAGTGCCAGTGATAAAAAGAAATACAACAAATATGAAGATTACCGTGTCATTGCTAAAGCAGGCATTTATCAAAATAGCTGGACAAGATTCTTATTACAGTATAAGAAGAACAAAGATGAAGTTTCCGATTCTGCAATGAATGCCGTTGAATACTTAGATCAACCAACAACACATTTTGGAAATGTAAGCGAAAAACATCGTAAACTGATTGCAAAAAAAATTTTTAAGGTTCCTTACGAAAGAAACTCTTTTTTTGATTCTGCAAAAAAATTCTTTGAACCATTTAACATCAAATGCAATAATCCAGACAACCTAGGTACAGTTTTGGGTCAAATTCTATATGACCAAGACATTGCAAAATATTGGATGGAAAACGAAGCCTCTCCAGATGATTCTGAAGCCGTTCGCTACTGGGTTTATTCTCCTGGAGCAAAAGCTGCAAATTGGGCGAACGATAAGAAAAATGGAGAAATATCCATTGGTTATAGCAAAATTGTTGATTGGAGCACTCTAAAAAATAAAGAAGAATACCGAATTGCCTTGCAGAAATTTCACAAAGACTCCGCATCACATAAAAATGATGTTCATGCATTTTGGCAATTCGTAAACGATATGAAAATTGGTGATATCGTTTATGCAAAAGACGGAATGTCAAAAGTTATTGGCCGTGGCATTATTCAGGGAGATTATTTCTATGATAAGAACAAAGATTCCTTTTGCAGTAGTCGAAAAGTGCAATGGACACATACCGATTGCAATTACGAATTGAAAGACGAGGGTGCATTTTCCATGAAGATGCTCACCGACATCACAAAATATTCTGGTTTAAGAAACCAGCTTGAAGACTTTTTCGAGGACCAAAAAACAACGCAAAAGGTTGTTGAAACATCTATCAAACCGGAACCACAACCAATCTCTAATTACTCTAAAGAAGATTTCTTAGAAGAAGTCTTTATGGATGAATCCAGCTATGATTCACTTGCTGGTTTGCTTAAGAGGAAAAAGAATATTATTCTACAAGGCGCCCCTGGTGTGGGGAAAACATTCATGGCAAAACGCCTAGCTTATTCGATGATTGGTGAAAAAGATCCATCTCGAGTAAAAATGATTCAATTCCACCAAAGTTACAGTTATGAAGATTTCATAATGGGCTACCGTCCTGATGGAAATGGATTCAAGCTAAAACGCGGTCCGTTCTATGAATTTTGTAATACAGCGGCAGAGGATTCAGAAAACAACTATTTCTTTATCATCGACGAAATAAATCGTGGAAACATAAGCAAGATTTTCGGCGAACTATTCATGCTTATCGAAAACGATAAACGCGGCCAGCAAATTCGTTTGCTATACGAAGATGAATTATTCTCCGTACCTTCCAATTTATACATCATTGGCCTCATGAATACTGCAGACCGCAGCATTGCAATGATTGACTACGCTTTACGCCGTCGTTTCTCGTTTTTTGATGTTAAGCCTGCATTTGATTCAGAGCAATTTGAAAGCAGGCGTGAAAGTGCAGAAAACGAGAAGTACGACTGTCTTATTGAATGTGTAAAAAATCTCAATAAGGAAATCGCCGCCGATGATTCTCTTGGTGAAGGATTTTGCATAGGTCACAGCTACTTTTGCTTCGAAGAAAATGAAACCATTGATAATGAATGGCTCAAGTCGGTTGTTGAATATGATGTCATTCCGCTCCTGAAAGAATATTGGTTTGACGAGCCTGAAAAAGTAAAGAACTGGAGCGATAAACTCAGAGCATCGATTCAATGA
- a CDS encoding helix-turn-helix transcriptional regulator encodes MENLGKQISERRKKLGLSQEDLAEISGVSPRTINSVELGKANPSINVLNKMVKPLGFVVTLSERVSHE; translated from the coding sequence ATGGAAAATCTCGGAAAACAGATTTCGGAAAGGCGCAAGAAACTAGGCCTGTCTCAAGAGGATCTGGCCGAGATTTCCGGCGTTTCTCCCAGAACAATCAACTCTGTCGAACTCGGGAAAGCGAACCCATCCATCAACGTGTTGAACAAGATGGTAAAGCCACTCGGTTTCGTGGTCACACTAAGCGAGAGGGTCTCTCATGAATAG
- a CDS encoding OmpH family outer membrane protein, which produces MIRKLIVLLSVVFACASFAEDGLRIAHVDSKIIFDGFKGTKKAQEEYDRQVAKWEQQANLLQKELAAIKERLDKQVLMLSDEKKRELEAEYNKKDTELKSFIDRVYGRNGELITENEKVSAPIIQLIRKAVNEIALQEGYDMVIDRATGAVLFWKKENDLTNKVLNYLNNR; this is translated from the coding sequence ATGATTCGCAAGTTGATAGTTTTGCTTTCGGTAGTCTTTGCATGCGCAAGCTTTGCCGAAGATGGTCTTCGCATTGCCCATGTGGACTCAAAGATTATCTTTGACGGCTTCAAGGGCACCAAGAAGGCTCAAGAAGAATATGACCGCCAGGTGGCTAAATGGGAACAGCAGGCAAACCTTCTGCAAAAGGAGCTTGCCGCCATCAAGGAAAGGCTCGATAAGCAGGTCCTGATGCTTTCGGACGAAAAGAAGCGCGAACTCGAAGCCGAATACAACAAGAAGGATACGGAGCTCAAGTCGTTCATCGACCGCGTCTATGGCCGTAACGGAGAGCTCATCACCGAAAACGAAAAGGTGAGTGCCCCGATTATCCAGCTCATCCGCAAGGCCGTGAACGAAATTGCCTTGCAGGAAGGCTACGACATGGTCATTGACCGTGCTACCGGCGCTGTGCTTTTCTGGAAAAAGGAAAACGACCTTACGAACAAGGTGCTGAACTATTTGAACAATAGATAG